CAGGTCAGATCCGGCCCGTAAGCCCACGGAATCTGTGAGAGTGTTGGCACAGATGGGGACGAGGGACGGCGGGCCCACAGTGACAGGGCCCTCCAACCAACCAATCTCACGAGTTACGAGGGGGATCGTGACGGACACGGCTGCCTCTGTCAGTGACTCAGCTGTGGAGTGGGCTGTTTCCCGTTCCGTCACGGCTTGCCTTGCTCGTCGCCAAACCAATTGCCAACGCAACGCAGCGGCAGCGCCGCCGAGGACGAGCCCGCCGGGACGTTCCCTCCACCCGCCGCTCCGGAgtgcgctgccgccgccgtgatcTCCGTCGTGCGGACCGGAGATCCATCCGCCCATTCATTCATCCGGGAGCCAATTGGTCTCCTCAGGTGCTAAGAGGTGGTACGGTCTTAGTTCCCAACCAGATCCAAGTCTCTCTGTCTCTATCTCTATATTCATTCAGTTTGTTGTGGATTTTTATACTGCGTTGTGCCCTGTTAGTCCAAATCCATCCGTCTATCATGTTTTGGCTAGGTTCGTTTGCTTCTTCAGGCTTAGGATCGCCACACTCGACTTTTTGAGGTCCAGTGCACTGCAGCTTATTTTCCAAACAAAATCGTCGGGATTCAAGTGAACCTAGTGCGGGTTCCGCAACTTTTTGTGCCGTTCGTGCAGAGAGTATAAACAAAAGCAAACACCTTTTGCAATGGTTATCTTATATGGCGCACTGATATATTAAGAAAAATCAGTCAGAACCTACTACTCATATGAAGATGAACGTGAGTACGAATCCCAGGTTGAAATAAATCCAGGAGTTAGAATAGATTTTCTAGTTTCTACACATCTTTAGCTCATTAAGGAAAAAACCAGTACAGAGAAGTAGACTGTTATCAGGTTGAGCGCCCTAAGGAACCTGTTGAGAAGACGTTCTTTGTCATTGTTTGACCTTCCTCACTCGTTACTCGTACACTTGATGCTGTTTCGTACTATGTTTTTTCTCTTCTATTGTTTGCTCTTATTATTTCTTAGTTAAAAAAAAGTTCTTGAATGACAGCTTTTTACTGCTAATAAAGGTGTAGTTTGGTTCTGTTATCTTATTCTCTTCTTTTCATGCTGTAGTACAAGCTATAGATATGATCTATAGTCATGGGGTTCCCATTATTCAATATTTTTTCTATCCTTTTGCAATTGGATTCAAATAGGTTCCTAGTAACCTCAAATGGATATGATCTATAGTCATGGGGTAGGATTGACAATATTAATAGCAGGAAATTGGATGCTTCTTTTTTAGTGAGATTTTTCCCCACATATTCCTCTTTGTTTAGTGCCCGTAAAAGGGCTGCCATCTACTTTTAATATGTAGTAGATGACTGCTCGTATTTTCATAAGAGGGCAATACTGCCATGGTTTGACAAGTAATGAGGCAGAGCTAGTTTTTCTTTAGCTCATCTTCTGGCATTGGATCTAAGAGCGCAATGGCGATGCCAAGCTAATCGTGGCAATATCAAACTAATGTGGCCTATGTGTTCTACTGCGCTTACACAATATAATAATTTTAGTTTTCTATTATTTTCACCATGTCCTTTGTGTAGTAGCAAATGCAATACAATATTGCTAGTTCATTAGTAAATATTTATGTTGTATGATCAGTGATTAGAAAAACTAGGTCATTTTTGCAATCCCATTAATCTCTTAAGTATTCTTACAAATTGATTTTGTAATTTTAGGCTGAGTCATCAACGCTATCCTAAATCAATGAAGGGCTGGGGTTTTCTGTTGTTATCTCTACATGTTTTTTCATGCCTAGTTAGTGGTGTTGCCTCTGGTCGCACGAGCCCTTATGTGCGTACAGAGTTCCCGTCTACGGATATACCACTAGAAAGTGAATGGTTTGCAATTCCAAAGGGATACAATGCACCGCAGCAGGTAAATAGCTTTGTCACCAGACTCCAGCTAATTGTCAGTGTTATCATTGTATACTCTGCTTAGTGCTTACATCATGATGTTTCAGGTTCATATCACTCAAGGTGACTATGATGGAAAGGCAGTTATAGTATCTTGGGTTACTCCAGAAGAACCCGGGCCAAGTGAAGTGTTTTATGGCAAGAAGGAGAAGCAATACGACCAGAAAGCAGAAGGCACAACAACAAATTATACGTTTTACGACTACAAATCTGGATACATACACCACTGTCTTGTTGATGGCCTTGAGGTAATATGCTAATAGGCTTCATTTTCCTTCTCATATATTCTTATGTTATATTCTTATCCAAAATGTTTGCCATGCACACTGTTCACCCTGCTAAATGTGATAGCTGAAATGCAACGCTTCTAGATAGAGATGACATCTCTTGTTTAAAGAAAATCTATTAGTCCAGCTACTTTTTACAATGCTATTTGTGCAGCTATCACTCAATTATTATTAGTCCTGGCCACATAATTTTTATTTATCGAAATTCAGTTGTACAAGGTTATTTTATTTGAACATAACGTGCAGCTATTGAAATTGATTTGAGACATTTTCTCATTTCTGCAGAGCTAGTCTTTAGCCCTTTCTTTACATTGTGAGTTCCTATGTAAACTTCCAAAAATATGCTATAACTTTACTGTTTGCACTTTGCAGTATAACACTAAATATTATTATAAGATTGGAAGTGGAGATTCAGCTCGAGAATTTTGGTTTGAAACACCTCCAGCAATTGATCCAGATGCATCATACACATTTGGCATCATAGGTTTGTCTTTTCTTATTTAACTATTATTAATTTTGGTTCCCTGCATATTGCTGTTTAATTGCATTGGAACTCGAACAACTCCTGCCCTAGACACAGAGCTGCAGTTGAGCACAAGCATATGATGATTTTGGTCAGTTTAAACTATGTAATGATTGAGCATGGCTAATGGCTATATTTACAATCTTACCTGAGTTTGTATCCTGAAATCACTCCCAAATGCATTCTGTCCTTCCATAAAAAGCATTCTGGTAGAGTAGAAAAATAAATAGTTATCATGGACAGAAATTAGGTGAATGATATTGCCATAGTATTAGCTGTTCAGCGCTTTGGGCAGCTTTATCTCAACACTTCCTGTCTCTGTTGTTCCAGGTGATCTGGGGCAAACATTTAATTCTCTATCAACTCTTCAACATTATGAGAAAACCGGAGGACAAACTGTTCTATTTGTTGGGGACTTGTCATATGCTGATAGATATGAACATGATGATGGCATTCGTTGGGATTCTTGGGGTCGACTTGTTGAACGCAGTACTGCATACCAGCCATGGATTTGGAATTCTGGAAACCATGAAATAGAATACAGGCCTGATCTGGTAATTTATATTCACATGTTTGCATTTTTTTTACTGGTGAAAGCCCCAGACAATGATAACAAGTTGGCAAAATTCCCGACATTTATGGCCTATCCTCTGGAAGCTTTTCTGTGTTATTGTTTCTTGTTTAAGCATGCTCAAGCGATGGCAAGTGCGACTAAAGGGTCACTGTAGAGAGTTCGCGATATAGACTGTAATGATGTTCTTGTTAGTTAGGTTGTCAGTTGTAACTACCTATTATGGCTGTGTGGTTTCATACCTTGCCAAGGATTTATTCTTATAACATTATCACATGACCAGAGCAACACCTTCCATTTGAACATAACTGCCTAAACCTGCTTTTAAAAGGAAAATTTTACTGATGCCTGTTGTCTTTTTGTTCAGCGACTCTATCTCTATTATTATTTGATATTTTCAGGGAGAAACTTCTACATTTAAGCCATATCTGCATAGATATATGACTCCATACTTGGCATCAAAGAGCAGTTCTCCTATGTGGTATGCTGTCAGGCGTGCATCTGCTCATATTATCGTGTTGTCTAGCTACTCACCATTTGGTAACATGCTCTTCCAGCTCGCTTTGTTTTGTTTCTTCCATGCAATATTGTGATATTTAAAGTCATTTGTCTGTTACAGTTTGATACTTTGATTTCTATATCTATGATTTCTTTTGGTTTTGGTGAAAGTTTGAAGCTGCAACTAAGTGTTATGAACTTGTAACTTTTAGTGTTGTGTGTTAACAGGTATTGACGCTTCCTTAATGAATAGAAGACTACAGTAGTCCCTTTATATTGACATCATATATATTGCTAGATTTCAGAAGCATGTTTGATTTAGTAGCTGGATAGCTTTTTACTGAGTTAACTGATTTGTTAGTTTTTTGTGGCATATTCCGATTCAAGTATGTGTCCTAACTTCTGAACTTACTTCTGATGTTTATTAGTAAAATACACTCCTCAATGGTGGTGGCTGAAGAATGAACTCAAGCGCGTGGACAGGGAGAAGACACCTTGGCTTATAGTTCTCATGCATTCTCCCATGTACAACAGCAATGAGGCACATTATATGGAGGGTGAGAGTATGAGGGATGCTTTTGAGAAATGGTTTGTGAAGTACAAGGTCGACTTGGTATTTGCAGGGCATGTTCATGCTTATGAGAGATCAGTAAGTTCTTCCATTCAGCAAAGTGTCCTCCATTTGGCGTGGTAGACAAGCTGAGCATGGTCCGGATTTCGTGAATTTGTTCCTTTGGAGTTGAATTAGAGATTTGAATGTTAATTTCTCATTGGTACCTTATAAATTACTTGCAGTACCGCATTTCAAATGTCAACTACAACATAACATCGGGGAATCGATATCCAGTGCCAGACAAATCTGCTCCTGTTTACATAACTGTTGGTGATGGAGGCAACCAGGAAGGACTTGCTTCAAGGTGAGAGGAAATAGCCAAACTTATTATTGGTACTATTTCGTTTACTGAACTCTTACACCCATCTGGCCTAGTAGCCACAAGGTTTGTGGTGTTTGAGGCCATGGTTTGAACTTTCAAGTCCGTGCTCACCTCAGCATCGGAGATACACAGTTCCTCCTGCGCATTATtgcttcttccttttctttagCAAGCTCTTAAGAGGCTTGCCTGATGAGCTAACCCACCATGACGCAGGTTTAATGACCCCCAGCCAGACTACTCTGCATTCAGGGAGGCCAGTTACGGCCATTCAATTTTACAACTGAAAAACAGGACTCATGCTGTCTACCAGTGGAATAGAAATGACGATGGGAATAACGTTCCAGCAGACACCGTGGTGTTTCATAACCAACACTGGTGAGTGCCCTGCTAACGGCTTTTATCTAGGGCAATTATTGTTCTAACTGTAATGTTCATCGgttgcttcttttatgagcttAATACCCTGCCAGTTTGTCCTGATAGTCAGACTATAACCTTTCATAATCTGCAATTGTTTTTCGAAGCTCTGACTGCTGATGCCATCCATCTGATTGAACGGACATTGTTTGCCCGCAGGACAAGCAGCACGCGCCGCAGGAGGCTGAAGAAGAACCATTTCCATCTCGAGAACCTCGAGGATCTGATCTCCCTATTCTAGGAGAGCTGGCTAGTCCTGCCCGCTGCGCGGCATGGCCTTCATGGAGCAATGGCCGAATAGCACCGTTGCTAGTGTCCGGTGCTCTTCGGAGCAGCAAGGCCGGCGATCAGACCAGCCATTGCAAGTCCAGCAACCCGACTTCAGGCCAAAGCAGTCATGCTGACCCCTGTGGATCTGAATGCTGGACTGTATGAATATAGCGAGAAATAATACGAGGTTCGTCGTCGTCAGTACAGATGTGATCACTTTACATACAATGAACATCATTTCCCACCCTTGTCCGGGAACCATGCATTTCCTCTTGTCGGCGTCGTTGCCAGTGGGAATTCGTTGTCTGTGGATTACTCCCTCTCCATTTCGTCACGGGATTATGATCCTGATGTGGACACATGCTGGCGCTATGAATTCCCCCTTCCCGTCGAGAAACGGGCAGGTGCCAAGTGTGGCAGGTCAAGTAGACCGTTCTTAAATCCACAGACCTGGCCCAATCCCATGAAGGCAGCCAGCCCCCGAATTGGCAATGACTAGTTCCTGCTTGACCGGTTGCTTTCGAGTTTCAACACCTTTTTTAATAGTCTGCGTTCTCTGCCCAGCCAACTCTCTTTCTTATATCGGTCACGCGTCACCTGAGCAGCTCATTGCCGTTCCGTTCGAGCCGTCCACGTCAGAATCGTAATCTAGTGCCGTTTCACCGAATCGTCCGCGTCACAGTCGGAATCCACGTGCTCTTCGCTTTATGATTCGGACAGTTAAATCCATGCCACAAAGAAAAGCCCTGTTTTCTGCCCCTCTGGAAAAtcgaaaaaaaaaaagatcaaaCACAGCATCCTACCTGTGGTTCAAAAACTTTCATCCAAAGAATTTTAAACCGGCAAGTGGCTCAGGGCGCTTCACGATCGACGTGGCCAGAAGCTCGCGCCAGGAGGAGAGCGGCTTTCCCAAGAACGGAAAGCCCCGTCGCCGCAAGCAGTGTCACGAGAAGAGAGAGTTCTTCGCCGCCAACTCCAACCAAGAGCGAATCCAACTGCCACGGAAATGATAAACTACGCTAGATCCGAGCTGTGCAAGAGACCACACCTTGATCAggctcccctcctcctcctccgcttaGCAGTTAAACAACCGTGCAAATATTCCCTCAGGATAAGCCCGGGCATTAATAAAACCACCCACCTGGTGGTCAGGTGGTGGTCTAGCCAAGCCCTGCTCGTACCGCACAGCTCCGCATGGTGACTCGGATCCGAGACGGTCACCTGAGCGCGTCTGGAGGAACCGACCGGCGAGGCGGGCTTGCcctggcagcggcggcgccgccggccgccaccgcttGGCGCACGGTAAAGGGCGCCGTGTTGGCGCGGCCGCGGGCCAGGCGGACAGGGACCGACTGCCGCCGCGTCAGCGGGCCGCGCCCGGACAACGGCAAGTGGGCCAATAAACGAGACCGGCGACGCGCGACGGCGACCGGCAGGGATCATGGGTTGGCAGGTTGCTGCATGCCGCCGTGTGGGGGAGTGGTTTGTTTCGCAGGATGCAATTCAATTCATTTGTCTATTTGTTACAATTCTCTCGAGAGTTCCTCCTTTTTTCCGAGTCGAATTTAACAACGTCCGCATGGTATTCCAATTCCGGTGATTCGCTGACACATGTTCAGACGTTGCTGCTAGTACTTCCGCGGAATCGTTGGGCTAAAAAATAGCACGCCCTCTCAAGCCATGAAAGAACATCAACGACCGTTGGTGTCACGGTCTCAACGGCGAAGGAGCCCTGCTCCTGCAGGTCAAACTCCGTTGCCTTGGCAAGCGGGAAAGGTAAACGATGCTGCCCCATGCCCGTTGGCCATCGCCCCGGTTCATACCTGGTCACCTTGTTTCCGAATCCGTACAAAGCTGGGGGAGAAAGCGTCCAAGGTCAGGCGTGCATTGAACTTCCCTTTCCGGAATATATCGTGATGTTTATGCAGAAGAGCAGGTTGGGTGGTCTCGCCGAAATGCCTTTTCCTGCAGAGCAGGGCATGGACTTTTGCGAAATGAAAAAGGTACGAATTGACGAATGCTCGTCTAGTATGCATGTACTAGACCAATCCAGCTGGCCCAGCAAGTAACGCAGGAATCTCTTTTGCTCAAGGAGATCGGTTGGAGGATCGTATGGCATATGGACGCATTATTGAGTGTGGAGTGGACGCCACCCCACTAGGACTGGTCTTTCGAAAAACAAAAGCTATGACCAAATCGAATTCTTGTAATCCTTTTACCTGCTGGTTTGTTGCGAATTTGAGTGAATGAACTGTTTTCTTCATTTAAAAAATGAACCGTTTTCTTGAGGAACTGAGAATTGCAAGCGAAATGCGAACATTTTCGACCTGTGAGTAACATATTGTCACCACACAAATTCTCGCTATACCAGCTAGGGCATGACAATTTTGTACAGatttttcttgatttttgaCATATGAATGCAGCTATCGAATTTTCACGGTCATAAAAAATTGCGCAGCACAGCACACTGACAGAAAAGGCTGCCACTGAGATACGAATACGACAGGGGCTAcgccgttggatctggatccaacggccAGGATCaccccgcgccccgccccgtGGAGCTGTCGCTGGCGCTTGGTGCAAGGCAATAACCACAACCCGTTTCCAATTCCATTGCCCATTTCTTTTCCATTTCTGTCTCTCTTTCTCGTCGCCGCCCccgtcgccaccaccaccacttcCCTCCCCTCCCACCCGcacccgccgcgcgcctcccccaTTCGCCTCGATTTCGCCGGCGATGTACGGCAACGACAACTGGATCAACAGCTACCTCGACGCCATCCTCGATGCCGGCAAGGGCgctgcgggcgcgggcgcgggcgcgggcggcgccgccgccaggggccgtggcggaggcggcgtcggcgtcggcggcgggtACGGAGACCGGCCCTCGCTGCTCCTCCGCGAGCGCGGCCACTTCTCCCCCGCCCGCTACTTCGTCGAGGAGGTCATCACCGGGTACGACGAGACGGACCTCTACAAGACCTGGCTCCGGGTACGCGCTCGCGGCGCGGCTCCGCTCCTTCCCCCAGGCGTGCGCCGTGGGCGGAGGGTGGGCACGCGCTCCGAATCCCTGGCTCCCCTGCTCGCCGCCGTTCTTCCTTGGCTGGTGATCCGCGGGATGTGCTGATCGATCTGTGTGTTGTGTGTGACCGCGCGTGCACGTGGTGGGTGGGCGCAGGCGAACGCGATGCGGAGCCCGCAGGAGAAGAACACGCGCCTGGAGAACATGACCTGGAGGATCTGGAACctcgccaggaagaagaaggaggtgcGACTTTTCGCTCTTGGTTCGTTTCTTCTCTCTCTTCGTGCTGCTTGTTTTGTTCCTGATGATGCGGTACGAGAGGATGTGTGCCCATCCGTTTTCGATAATTCAATACAGACGTTGGGCCCCCGAAAGAGGAGCAGTGGGTTAGATTAGCAGTTAGTGGTGCATTTTAGAGAGCACCGGGATCTGTTCGATAGAATGCAATGATCATACACTCATCCAGCTATGGTCCTTCTCGATGAGCAGTATTGTGCCAGAAGTGCCCCAATGATGGGGAACATTATGCCAAGCCTTTCAAGTTTCATGTGTAATCGGATTATGTGAGTTAGCTATTATCATCACCTGGCCTCCTGTTTGTcatcttccccccccccccccccggtaaCTTCTCACACTGTCTAATTTGCTTGATAAAGTGGTATAATGTGAAGAACATACAGGCATACATCACCTCCCTTATAGATGTATGGATACACTGACTGCAAAGCTTTCTACTAAGCAGCCACTCATATTAGTCTATTTTTGTTTTCATCAGCGACAATACTAACAGATAAAGTGAGACTGGTGAAATTTAGCTTGAAACACTATAGATCTAGATAGAAAGATGGAGCAAAAGTGTTTTTTGCTGCTATCGGTGTCAATACAATCCACAATAAAATATTATGGGCGATGGAATGATATGCTTTTCCTTTGGAAAATCTGTAATAATTGCATACTCATGTTGGTTAGTAGAGTGCAGGCCACGTGGTGTTCTCCCACATATTCTGAAAAGGAAAATTTCTTTTGCTAATAGAAAATTATGGAGAAATGCACTGGACAATGATTTTGGCAGGTGGAGGGTCCATTTAGGTTGTTTCTGTATTGCAACCTCAAAACTCAAAAGCCAAGAAGTTCAGCTATCAAGACTAAATTTCTACCTTTTACGCACAAATCCTAATATTCCATTTTCTTTTATCAATTCCAAGAGTTTTTTCttctgcatttaattctgtccCTTTAAGTCCATTCATCATTCAATGCCAGTAAAACGGCTGAGGTGTGCTTCATGTGGTCAAAATAGACTGAAGATTTTAATCTGTAGTAGACTAAGAATATCTTACACGGcaaccccccacccccccccccccccgccgcccccccccccaaaaaaaaaatctggaAACATTCTCAATGGTCTTCTCCATTCCTGGTTGCCATTTCTTATCTGCTGCCTGGAAAGTATATTGGAAGTTCCATTTACACTCCACTAAACCTATAATTTGAGATCTGTTTGGATGAACAAGCAGAAGTGGAACCTTCAATTGATAAGGACATTCCTGCAGAGCAACTTTTGTGCACACCTTATTTCAAGGTCTTCAATGTGTATtcggattttaatttgatgaagATTTATTATGGGCAAAAATGGCTATGTAGCATCTACAACTCATTATCAATGCAGCGTTGAAAGATTTTGGCACATTTTAATTCTGCtcaaagatcagtatgtcagTCTTTTTACCGCTATGTTAATATCCAGCATACTTTCTACAAATTTTTCACATTCTGAAGACAAATGGGGTTGAGTGGCACTACCTCCGTTCTTAAATATATGACACCGTTGACTTTTTTACTCAAACTTTGACCAATGATATTTATTTAATGAATTAGTTAAACAAAGTAAAATAAGTACCAGTACGTCTATCATCAAAAGTACTTTAGATTTAACTTGTAGTTTTATCTATTTGCATAAATATTTGTAGAAAAGATGAAGAGTCAAACGAATGAAAAAAAGTCAAAGCTGCAACAAACCCTTCTTGTGGTATTTGACTGAAGTGTTCATTTTCAGACGCTACCATTTCCCTCCTTTTTCTTAGAATTTGCAGTTACTCTTAGTTACCTGCAATACAGGCACCAAGGGCTTATAACTTAGATGATCTGGAGTCCGGAATGCTTGGGATATATAGATACAAGATAAATTATTGTTGCTGTGCTCTTATCCGCTGGCTTGATGACAACCTTATTAAGCACTATAAGCAAGTTTTTTTTTGTGCACTTGGTGCATTGGGTATTTTGACTTCTAATCTGATATATTGTCGTCAAATGTAGATTTGATGCCAGTTTACTTTCACATTTCCACCTTATATGATAATTACATCATCACTTATATTTGAACTTCTATCTCTTTCAATTAATGTAGTGTTTGTTTGTTACATAAATGTTTAAATATTCAGTTtgagaaagaggaagccagtcGCTTGTCAAAACGCCGTCTAGAGACTGAGAAGCAACGAAATGATGCTACTGCAGATATGTCTGAAGATCTCTTTGAAGGAGTGAAGGGAGAGGATGCTGGTGATCCTTCTGTTGCCTATGGTGATAGCACAACTGGGAACACACCTAAGATCAGTTCATTTGACAAGCTATACATAGTGTTGATCAGGTATGGAGTATTTTGTTTAGCAACTTCTTACTGTATATTTTTTTATACTTCGATGTAAACTTGTAAAGTACATGTTACAGATTGATTAAGTTGCATGTGATTTATTCATCATCTAATGAGATGCTATTCATAATTGTTGCAAAATGATATACAGTAAATTGAAGAAGGTTAATAAATTTATACCATTGCGTGCCAAGAGGTCCTCTGTCTATTGCCCCAAAACACACACACAAGGAAACCAACTTCCTAACCTGAACAGTGCACAGTGTTTATACTATTAGTATTGTTGGTTTCACATGGTGTCCATGTAGCCTGGTTTAAATATGATGTAATCCTTTGGCTAGTTGGTATTTTTAATGTAATCTATTTGCCATTAAATTTGTGTTATGATGTATTGTACTGTAGCCTTCATGGCCTGATTCGTGGAGAGAATATGGAGCTTGGCCGTGATTCAGATACTGGTGGCCAGGTAATAGTATTGTCAATGCTTTTAATTATAGAAGCAAGTAAAAGTGTTTCTTCCTTTCTTCAGAATGAATAACTCAAGCCATACCCTATAATTAAGTGGAGCGGCTGTCACTTGCATTTTATCCTTCGAAAATATCCACTAAAAGAATATCATACAAGGCATGATTTCACTTGCATCCATTATGTGCTGTTTCATAGGTCAAATACGTCGTGGAACTTGCTAAAGCATTAAGTTCATCTCCTGGAGTTTACCGTGTTGATCTATTGACAAGACAAATCTTAGCCCCAAATTTTGACCGTGGCTACGGTGAACCAGATGAGATGCTGGCTTTGACAAGCTTCAAGAACTTAAAATTTGAAAGAGGAGAGAACAGTGGTGCACATATCATCAGAATACCGTTTGGCCCCAAAGACAAGCATCTAGCTAAAGAAAATATCTGGCCTTTCATTCAAGAATTTGTTGATGGTGCACTGGGTCATGTAGTGCGGATGTCAAAAACAATAGGCGAAGAAATTGGCAGTGGGTGTCCAGTTTGGCCTGCTGTGATCCATGGCCATTATGCCAGTGCAGGAGTTGCTGCTACCCTACTATCTGGAGCGCTCAATGTTCCTATGGTGTTTACAGGGCATTTTCTTGGGAAAGATAAGTTGGAAGGGCTTCTCAAGCAAGGGAGACAAACAAGGGAACAAATAAACATGACATACAAAATAATGCGCCGAATTGAGGCAGAGGAGTTGTCTCTCGATGCTTCCGAAATAGTTATCGCAAGCACAAGGCAAGAGATAGAAGAGCAGTGGAACTTGTATGACGGTTTTGAGGTCATGCTTGCAAGGAAGCTCCGTGCACTAGTCAAACGTGGTGCTAACTGTTTTGGTCGCTATATGCCTCGTATGGTTGTGAGTAAACACTATTACTCTGTTTTCTTGAACAATCAATTATTACTAGCACAGTAGCACTTATGCGAACTGTATTTCTTGGATGCTTGTTGTTTTCATCTATTATAGAGGTTTAAAACACTTTAGTTCTCTATTACTTGCTCTGCAGATAATTCCTCCAGGTGTTGAATTCGGCCACATCATTCATGATTTTGATTTGTACGGAGATGAAGATAGCCCGTCTCCAGCCTCTGAGGATCCATCTATTTGGTTTGAGGTTGTGAAATTATCCTCAGATTTGTACTCGCAAGACCTCACTTTTTATTTGACTTATTCAATAACTGATATTAGCAGTGACTTGTTTATTCCTATTAATCCTATGTTATGTTTAAAGCTTGTGTGCTGATGATATGTTTGTGATGGCAGATAATGCGATTCTTCACAAATCCTAGGAAACCTATGATTCTGGCTATTGCCCGTCCATATGCTGAAAAGAATATTACAACGCTTGTGAAGGCATTTGGTGAATGCCATCCATTGAGAGAGCTTGCTAACCTTGTAAGATAAGACTAAGAACCTAACATTTTCGTGTTTCAGACATATCATGCTCCAATATCATAAGTATTAAAGCTGTCAATAATCTAGAATTTTGACACTCTTTTCCTTCACCTTTTGATTTTGCATTCCAGACATTGATAATGGGTAACCGTGAGGCGATTTCCAAAATGAATAAAGTCAGTGCAGCTGTTTTGACATCGGTGCTTACATTGATTGATGAATATGATTTATATGGTCAAGTGGCATACCCAAAGCATCACAAGCACTCTGAAATTCCTGATATTTATCGTTTAGCAGCAAGAACAAAGGTATATTGTTTTTAGCAAAGAAAATTGGTGGTGCCATATTTTTTCCCCCTTCGATTGAATGCCAAAAACTTGAAGTAGTTTGCCTTTGATAGTTATCTttttaaaattttctttcaacaAGTATTCATGATTATATACAAGTGTGCAATACAGTAGGTGTTTTCTTATTTTAAATGGCATTCACCAGTACAAGTTTTCTTTTTATATGTATGTCAATACTGACATCATCTGTTGAACATCTGCAGGGCACTTTTGTAAATGTTGCTTACTTTGAGCAATTTGGTGTCACATTGATAGAGGTCATAACTATTGAAATCGAAATTCATTTTTGTATCCCATATCATTTATGTATCCTTA
The genomic region above belongs to Panicum hallii strain FIL2 chromosome 4, PHallii_v3.1, whole genome shotgun sequence and contains:
- the LOC112889701 gene encoding probable sucrose-phosphate synthase 3 isoform X2, translating into MYGNDNWINSYLDAILDAGKGAAGAGAGAGGAAARGRGGGGVGVGGGYGDRPSLLLRERGHFSPARYFVEEVITGYDETDLYKTWLRANAMRSPQEKNTRLENMTWRIWNLARKKKEVRLFALDMSEDLFEGVKGEDAGDPSVAYGDSTTGNTPKISSFDKLYIVLISLHGLIRGENMELGRDSDTGGQVKYVVELAKALSSSPGVYRVDLLTRQILAPNFDRGYGEPDEMLALTSFKNLKFERGENSGAHIIRIPFGPKDKHLAKENIWPFIQEFVDGALGHVVRMSKTIGEEIGSGCPVWPAVIHGHYASAGVAATLLSGALNVPMVFTGHFLGKDKLEGLLKQGRQTREQINMTYKIMRRIEAEELSLDASEIVIASTRQEIEEQWNLYDGFEVMLARKLRALVKRGANCFGRYMPRMVIIPPGVEFGHIIHDFDLYGDEDSPSPASEDPSIWFEIMRFFTNPRKPMILAIARPYAEKNITTLVKAFGECHPLRELANLTLIMGNREAISKMNKVSAAVLTSVLTLIDEYDLYGQVAYPKHHKHSEIPDIYRLAARTKGTFVNVAYFEQFGVTLIEAAMHGLPVIATKNGAPVEIHQVLDNGLLVDPHDQHSIADALYKMLSEKQFWSRCRENGLKNIHQFSWPEHCKNYLSRILTLGPRHPAFGNKEDQKVPVNCRRHILVIAVDSVSKEDLIQIIRNSIEATRTGTLSGSTGFVLSTSLTIAEIRSLIKYTGMRPTDFDAFICNGGSDIYYPSQSNDVPSNSLVTFALDNNYRSHIEYRWGGEGLRKYLVKWASSVVERRGRTEKQVIFEDSEHSSTYCLAFRVVNPNHLPPLKELQKLMRIQSLRCHALYNHGATRLSVIPIHASRSQALRYLSIRWGMELPDAVVIVGESGDSDYEELFGGLHKTIILKGGFNTPANRIHTVRRYPLQDVVALDSSNIIGIEGFSSGDIRSAMQQLGIPTQ
- the LOC112889701 gene encoding probable sucrose-phosphate synthase 3 isoform X1, encoding MYGNDNWINSYLDAILDAGKGAAGAGAGAGGAAARGRGGGGVGVGGGYGDRPSLLLRERGHFSPARYFVEEVITGYDETDLYKTWLRANAMRSPQEKNTRLENMTWRIWNLARKKKEFEKEEASRLSKRRLETEKQRNDATADMSEDLFEGVKGEDAGDPSVAYGDSTTGNTPKISSFDKLYIVLISLHGLIRGENMELGRDSDTGGQVKYVVELAKALSSSPGVYRVDLLTRQILAPNFDRGYGEPDEMLALTSFKNLKFERGENSGAHIIRIPFGPKDKHLAKENIWPFIQEFVDGALGHVVRMSKTIGEEIGSGCPVWPAVIHGHYASAGVAATLLSGALNVPMVFTGHFLGKDKLEGLLKQGRQTREQINMTYKIMRRIEAEELSLDASEIVIASTRQEIEEQWNLYDGFEVMLARKLRALVKRGANCFGRYMPRMVIIPPGVEFGHIIHDFDLYGDEDSPSPASEDPSIWFEIMRFFTNPRKPMILAIARPYAEKNITTLVKAFGECHPLRELANLTLIMGNREAISKMNKVSAAVLTSVLTLIDEYDLYGQVAYPKHHKHSEIPDIYRLAARTKGTFVNVAYFEQFGVTLIEAAMHGLPVIATKNGAPVEIHQVLDNGLLVDPHDQHSIADALYKMLSEKQFWSRCRENGLKNIHQFSWPEHCKNYLSRILTLGPRHPAFGNKEDQKVPVNCRRHILVIAVDSVSKEDLIQIIRNSIEATRTGTLSGSTGFVLSTSLTIAEIRSLIKYTGMRPTDFDAFICNGGSDIYYPSQSNDVPSNSLVTFALDNNYRSHIEYRWGGEGLRKYLVKWASSVVERRGRTEKQVIFEDSEHSSTYCLAFRVVNPNHLPPLKELQKLMRIQSLRCHALYNHGATRLSVIPIHASRSQALRYLSIRWGMELPDAVVIVGESGDSDYEELFGGLHKTIILKGGFNTPANRIHTVRRYPLQDVVALDSSNIIGIEGFSSGDIRSAMQQLGIPTQ